The following is a genomic window from Solanum stenotomum isolate F172 chromosome 4, ASM1918654v1, whole genome shotgun sequence.
TTTGAAGTCAAGTTCGGACGGCTAAGCCTTTTTGTCTTCAAAAGTTCATTCGTCGTCCCTCGCCGGCGTGTTTCTCTCAGTTCAATAAAATGGATGTGATTTCGGCGGCGGTGGCGGCCGGCGGCGGTGGAGGTCCGGCGCCGTTCTTGTCGAAGACATATGAGATGGTGGATGATTCGCAAACTGATGACATCGTATCATGGACTCCGACTGGTCACAGCTTTGTCGTGTGGAATCCTCCAGAATTCGCTCGAATTCTTCTTCCTACTTATTTCAAACACAACAATTTCTCCAGTTTCATTCGACAGCTCAATACTTACGTATGTATTTTCTCTCCACTTTGACTTCTCTCGAATTGGGTTCAGCTGAAAGATTGGAtcattgaattgattttctaaTCTTTCAAAATGGGTTCAGCTTAAGAATTGAATCTTTGAATTGATTATCGATCTTTCGAAATGGGTTCAGCTTAAGAATTGATTTTCTGTCTGTTTCAATGGGTTTAGCTGAATCTTTGAATTGAAGGGTTTAGCTGACGAATTGGATCATTGAATTGATTTTGCTATATTTGAAATGGGTTCAGCTGAAAAATTGAAgctttgaattaattttttgtctATTGAAATTGAATTGTTGAGTTTGTCATCTTTCTGTTGAAATGGATTCAGCTGAAAAAACTTTGAATTGGTTTTCTATGATGTGATTTTGAGCTACAATATGTGGTTAAAGTTCAGGTTTGAGTTGTTGTATTTCCGCATTTCTATGGTTAAAGAGGTTCGTTTAATCACGGATGAATATTAGGTGAATTCTAGCATCTAGCAAGCATGGAAATTTTCTATGTGATAAGTCGAGGTTTGCTGATTGAATTCCCTTGAACTTTTTTGAGTATAGATGAAGTAGAATGGATTTTGAGGGTTCATATAGCTCAACTAGTTTGGGATTGAGACATAGTTGTTGTTTCTGATTAAGTTATTGCTGATGAATAGTTAATTGAAGTGGGGCAATGTTGAGGTGCAAGGTTTTTTTTGTGAATCTATTAGATAGATATCTAATTATCAGGATCCTTTTTGTTTTCATTAGAGGGTGTGAGATGGGCTGTTAAACATGAGAGGACTGTTGTGATGAATTTGTGCTTCAAGACAATAAAATGGAGGCGGAAGCTCTAGCTTTTTTCtgattcttttgttttttggtgGGTTAGTTATGATAAGTGTGGAGGTGGGAGTATTCAGATAAGAATGGCAGCTGAACCTAGTGGTATATATATGTGATGGAGCACTTCACATGATTAGATTTGTTCATCTTAAAGCACTTAGATTGACGCAACTgataatatatgttttttgaTAAATTGTAGTCTTCTGGGTAAATGGAGAGGGGGAGGGGTTTATCTTTTCTTGTTGGGTTTTTCTTCTAGGTGTATGGACTTTCTTTGCATGCTTTACGCTTGGTATGTATGGATCCCTCCAACTTGCTTGCTACTAACGAACTTGCTTATGCACAAAGAAAAGGTATTAGAAGGATTCCTTAACCTTTGACATTGTTGACATAAGGTTAACATAACTAGATCTCTCTGTGGTGAATATAGTTTTGAGGAACTTAGCTGTTTCTAAAATTGTTTCTCCAGCTGAATGCACCTGTGGCACAATGTTTAGTGTTACCTTGTGTTTAACAGATGTCCTTCCAGTGATTCAACGTTTTTCTCGACATTTCAACTAAATTCAGTTTGTGCTTCTTCCACAAAAACAATAGTCTTTTGGAAACCAACCTTTGGTCATGGAAAAGCGGTGTCCTGGTTGCACCTATAGTTCGTACCAGAAGATGTTGGCATCATTCTCTACACATCACGAGGATGAAATCTTTGCATGTCACGTCATACCAGTCATTGGCTGGTGATTTAATATGTTGGTTCGTATCAGACATTCACTGATGATTAATGCtgcggaaaaaaaaaaaccaaacgCACCTTCCTGAGTGGCGTGATAAACATTGAAATACATACAACTGTTTAAAGAAATATCGAAACGTACAAAACAATTTTAGTGAGGGCATTTGAGCAGATGTTCACTTCTGTTTTAGAGTATAGTCAGAATTTGCATGATATCTGATGGAACCCCACTAATTTTCTCAAGTTAATCTGCAATTTTTGTCAGATTTATATGATGCTACGTAACCCTGTGTCTAAGTGTAGTCGCTGCTGCTTTTGTTTGTTTGTGATTCCATGCAATCTGTGAATTTTGAGCTTCTCTTCCCTGATGACTAAGAGTATTTTTATTGAAGTTTCCAGTTGTCGGATTCATTCGGAGTTGATTATCCAAACCCAGCATGGTTTGTACCCCTTATCAATGGTGTTTATAATGCAATAAAGGAAACACAAAGATAAATTGTTGTTTAACTGGTTAAAGTAAATTATTTGCCTTGATTGGTGATCCGTGTTCATTAAATAGAGATATACTAGCTATTGTTGACAACGACATTAGCTATACCTCAATCCCAAGTAAGTTGGGGTTGGCTATATGAATCTCTCTTTATCACATTTCACTACTATTAGGACCGATTGTGCCTGCTCATTAGAGAATTTCAGTTGCTGCCATAATTTAATCTAGGATTATTGACATCATAAATATATCTAATTGACAGGGCTTCCGGAAGATTGATCCAGAAAGATGGGAATTTGCCAATGAGGAATTCTTGAAGGACCAGAAGCATCTACTGAAGAACATTCATCGTAGAAAACCCATTCACAGTCATAGTCACCCTCCAGGTTCCACAGTTGATCCAGAAAGAGCTGCATTTGAGGAAGAGATTGATAAACTTACACGTGAGAAGTCTGGGCTCGAGACTAATGTCTCAAGGTTCAGACAGCAACAATCTGCTGCAAAACTCCAGCTAGAAGAACTAACTGGGCGGGTTGGCAGTATAGAGCAAAGGCAGGAGAGTTTACTGACATTTGTTGAGAAGGCAATTCAAAATCCTGACTTTGTTGAGCGTCTTGCTCAGAAACTCGAGTCCATGGATATTTCTGCATTTAGTAAGAAGAGGCGATTGCCTCAAATCGACAGCACTCAACCAGTCCAAGAAAGTATGTCGGTGGACAACCATAGCAGTTCTAGAGTTGAGTTTGGGAACCTTTCCCAGCAAGACTTTTCAAATAAGCTCAGGCTTGAATTGTCACCTGCTGTTTCAGATATCAATGTGCTTTCATGCAGCACCCAAAGTTCGAATGAAGATGGCGGAAGCCCTGCACATAGGAGAATATCTGAAGGATGGTCCAGAGAAGTGCAACTTCGAACGGGAGGAGCAATTTATACCCCTGAAGCAATAGAACTATCAGATACAGGGACGTCTTTTATGTTGAAGATGGATTCATCTCTACCTCGTGCTTCAAGCAATGTTGAAAGCTCAAGACTGCATTCCTTGCCACAAAGCCTGACATCTAACGAGGAAGTTGACGGTCACATTTCCTGCCAACTGAATCTTTCTTTGGCTTCATGTCTTTCACAAGTCGATAAAAATCAATATTCAGTGAGGATGCCTCAAATAGGTCAAGAGATAGGTAAACGTTTCGAATCACAGTCTGATGCCAATGACAAAATCCCTCCTACTGAAGACAAATCTTTGCCACCGTCACATGATGCAACTGCCAACAAGCAAGTGCCTGCAGCTGCTCCTGTTCGTGTGAACGATGTCTTTTGGGAACAGTTCCTTACTGAAAGACCAGGCTGCTCGGATAACGAAGAGGCTAGCTCTAGCTACAAAGGGAACTCCTACGACGAGCAAGACGAGAGAAAATCAAATCAAGGAGTAGCTAGTAACACAAGAAAGGTGGAACAGCTTACCCTTTGAGTATATGAAGTTGTCATTGAAGGCACTTGAAACATTTCAGTCCTATACTGCATGGTTTGTAACTATCAATCTCTGTTAAAGCCTATTTTTTCCTGTTGTTGTTTTGGGATCATTATATGGCTTTGTATGTATACAAATAATGTTATGATAAATATACTTCTGAGCAAATAAGATGTGTATTTGGTGATGAAATGTTGTTTGATTTTCTTGAGTGTCATATAAAGAATAAAGAACTCAAACTCCACTTTCAGCTCTGTAATCGATAAATAGTCACTATCACGgagtttcaaatttcatagGTCCTAGAGTATCAACGGTGAAATTTGAAACTCTACGATGATTATGTTTCAGTTACAGAGGCTAAAAAGTGGTTATTCGcaaattttatccatttttcttcctttctcaTTTGGTGTGCTAAAGGTTCTAAAGTTTCAAGCTAACTCAACAACCATATTGCCTACTATAATTATGATGACTTGCCTTTCATTTTACCAAATAAATTggagataatttttttctttttttacaattaaaatCATATTCTTTGTATAATATGAACTCATTTATATAGGTCAATAGTTACTCCTTGGGCAAAtagaattttaattaattaaagaagatACTCACATCATACTCAATTTTAATTGCAACTTATAGACAATAATAATAGAGCCTTAGCCATTTAACCACTAAACCTAAAATAGCTATTCATTTTGCTTGAGATTTAAGTTTTTGGACCAATTCTCatcaaagaaaaggaaatgtTGGACCACGAATATGATATCCAAAAATAgctaaaaatacaaaaaaaaaaaaccaaaatttttaacttattttcttttgggttttcaaatttttggtattattatattttattaaattgtttatgttaatttaaataagaaaagaatttgtACAAGATATCGTTAAAACTGAAGATATTAAAAAGATTTGATCACAACAATAAAACGGACATTTGTAAAAGGGGCGTACCATTTTAAAGTTTCAAGCTAACTCGCAACCTAccaaaattatgatttattacAAACTTCTTTTTACAACTAAAGTTATATCCAATTTGGATGTCGTAGAATACAATAGAAATTCTTTAGAAGCAATCACTCTACCTCTAGAGCAtacctccctaggagctcccattTTGTTTTCCTCTCTTAGAGACTCGAACTCATAACCGTAGAGTTAAAAGTGAGGGATAGTACCGATCAACTACTTCTTGTCAAATAGTTACTCCCTAACTAGGCAAATTAAAGAgaattttaattcattaaagAGGATATATGCTCATGAAATGGAAAAAAGGTCAAACTCATTTTTCATTGCAACCAATATAAATACATACAATTAATAATAGAACCTAATTAGACATTTAACCATCAAATCCAAAATAGCAATCTCAATTTGCTTGAGATTCAAGTTTTTGGACCACTAATCTTATCAATGAAAAGGTAATTAATATTGGACCACAAATATGATAAtccaaaaataaccaaaaacaTATTATCGGGGACGTTAGGTGAGTGGagataaaataatgaattttgaatgtcacttatgaaatttatttttcctaCTTCCATTAAAAAAGTAAAGAGACTGTTTCCGATTAGAcattgatgaaaatgaaaagaattatcactagtgatttggatttttttctaattttcccacatgaaaaaataatcatatgtAAACAGCACACCCCAACCATTTAATGGATTTTCCAATGATGAACTTGATTGTGTACTAATAGTTACACACACCAAGCAAAATGAATTGATAACAATTGAGACTAAAATAGTCCTTCAAAATACACTAATTCGAACAGTTTTAGTCCTTTATATTTATCGAAATTAAGTACTTTTATTCTTTGCTTTATTTACGAAAACTCAACCATAGTTATATAAATGTCACATAATTAGCTCATGAGAAGTACGTGAATTGTTTAAACTAAAGAAAACTACATCTTAACTTTACTTTCAACGGAGTATAATATTGATTCATTTAATGTCTCATATAATGGAGAGTTAAAAGGAAGTATATGATCGATATGCTCAATTGAGGAATGAATTGATTGACGTTTAGTTTCACTACTTTTCTTCCATGTAAATAGCTCACGTGCCTCCAAACTCTATTTGCAAGATCACACTGAGTATATTGTTTACGTGCTTTTGATGAGTCAATTTCATCAAAGATAAGTACTACCATGtgttttttctaataaaacaaTGATCTAAAGTGTTCAGTTTTCTAGTAAATACTATTCATAAAGAATTGGGAACCAGCCCAAGTCCAAGATATAAACAGAGATTTTGAGACCAGCCTAGATCCAACTTACTTTGTGCATATCATATTTCAAAAGTCAAAGTCTTGTCTTAAAGCAAAAGCTAGTGGCAAAATTTTGTTTCTACATGTTGGCCAAACCCAATAATTAGGTCGTGATAGAGTCGTAAGTATTTTATTCTTAAgatttaatgataaaaatatatatttgaattatcattttttcCTAAGTTTCACGTTTCAACTATAAGTTGTTACTTTTTCTTATCTAAACTATCACCATCCATCAATCATGTGTGTTTCAATACGTAGGTGATCATAGTTCAGatagaaaaaatgaaacaacAGGTGATAATTCAAATAGATAAAGAAAACAACGGATAGTTCGAGtgtgaaacttgataaaataatattctagGTGTGTGTTTTTCCACCATCTCTACTCTTAACTAGAGATTTTCAGTTCAGCTTTAGATATACAATTTATTATTAAACAATAATTTACTTGAGCGATCACCATGTATATGTGTGTTAATGCATAGGTGGTGATAgttcaaatagaaaaatttTACAATCTGGTGATAGTTCAAATAGGAAAGAGAAGAGATTAGAGTTAAACCGAGAAACTTGTGATCAAAAGTGATAATTCAC
Proteins encoded in this region:
- the LOC125863114 gene encoding heat stress transcription factor A-5 → MDVISAAVAAGGGGGPAPFLSKTYEMVDDSQTDDIVSWTPTGHSFVVWNPPEFARILLPTYFKHNNFSSFIRQLNTYGFRKIDPERWEFANEEFLKDQKHLLKNIHRRKPIHSHSHPPGSTVDPERAAFEEEIDKLTREKSGLETNVSRFRQQQSAAKLQLEELTGRVGSIEQRQESLLTFVEKAIQNPDFVERLAQKLESMDISAFSKKRRLPQIDSTQPVQESMSVDNHSSSRVEFGNLSQQDFSNKLRLELSPAVSDINVLSCSTQSSNEDGGSPAHRRISEGWSREVQLRTGGAIYTPEAIELSDTGTSFMLKMDSSLPRASSNVESSRLHSLPQSLTSNEEVDGHISCQLNLSLASCLSQVDKNQYSVRMPQIGQEIGKRFESQSDANDKIPPTEDKSLPPSHDATANKQVPAAAPVRVNDVFWEQFLTERPGCSDNEEASSSYKGNSYDEQDERKSNQGVASNTRKVEQLTL